In Ostrea edulis chromosome 4, xbOstEdul1.1, whole genome shotgun sequence, a single window of DNA contains:
- the LOC125671700 gene encoding GTP-binding protein Di-Ras2-like isoform X1 has protein sequence MMNSGTRMSIRGSANVNSRTSLQVPPKDRSVRLRVMPEQSNDYRVVVFGAAGVGKSSLVLRFVKGTFKESYIPTIEDTYRQVISCNKQVCTLQITDTTGSHQFPAMQRLSISKGHAFILTYSIISRQSLEELKPIYSEIVQIKGDLRDIPVMLVGNKCDEECRDVSQSEGAELAKSWNCAFLETSAKTNYNVKELFQELLQLEKRRTMSLQLETKKTKSQKRKEKLKGKCVVM, from the exons ATGATGAACAGTGGAACTCGAATGTCCATCCGTGGCTCAGCCAACGTGAATTCTCGGACATCGCTCCAG GTACCACCAAAAGATCGTTCTGTACGCCTGCGCGTAATGCCAGAACAAAGCAATGATTACCGAGTGGTAGTGTTTGGCGCAGCCGGAGTAGGCAAAAGTTCCCTGGTGTTAAGATTTGTGAAAGGAACATTTAAAGAAAGTTACATTCCCACCATTGAGGATACCTACCGACAAGTGATAAGTTGTAATAAACAAGTGTGTACTCTACAAATTACGGACACAACCGGAAGTCACCAGTTTCCCGCCATGCAGAGACTTTCAATCTCGAAAGGCCACGCCTTCATTCTTACGTACTCTATAATAAGCCGACAGTCCTTGGAAGAACTAAAACCTATATACAGTGAGATTGTGCAAATCAAAGGTGACCTTCGGGACATTCCTGTTATGCTCGTGGGCAATAAATGTGACGAAGAGTGCCGTGACGTTAGTCAGAGCGAGGGCGCCGAGTTGGCGAAAAGTTGGAATTGTGCCTTTCTGGAAACTTCGGCAAAAACAAACTATAATGTGAAAGAACTGTTTCAGGAGCTTCTGCAGCTGGAAAAACGGCGGACAATGAGTCTCCAATTGGAAACCAAGAAAACAAAGTCACAGAAGAGAAAGGAAAAGTTAAAGGGGAAGTGTGTTGTGATGTAG
- the LOC125671700 gene encoding GTP-binding protein Di-Ras2-like isoform X2 has translation MPEQSNDYRVVVFGAAGVGKSSLVLRFVKGTFKESYIPTIEDTYRQVISCNKQVCTLQITDTTGSHQFPAMQRLSISKGHAFILTYSIISRQSLEELKPIYSEIVQIKGDLRDIPVMLVGNKCDEECRDVSQSEGAELAKSWNCAFLETSAKTNYNVKELFQELLQLEKRRTMSLQLETKKTKSQKRKEKLKGKCVVM, from the coding sequence ATGCCAGAACAAAGCAATGATTACCGAGTGGTAGTGTTTGGCGCAGCCGGAGTAGGCAAAAGTTCCCTGGTGTTAAGATTTGTGAAAGGAACATTTAAAGAAAGTTACATTCCCACCATTGAGGATACCTACCGACAAGTGATAAGTTGTAATAAACAAGTGTGTACTCTACAAATTACGGACACAACCGGAAGTCACCAGTTTCCCGCCATGCAGAGACTTTCAATCTCGAAAGGCCACGCCTTCATTCTTACGTACTCTATAATAAGCCGACAGTCCTTGGAAGAACTAAAACCTATATACAGTGAGATTGTGCAAATCAAAGGTGACCTTCGGGACATTCCTGTTATGCTCGTGGGCAATAAATGTGACGAAGAGTGCCGTGACGTTAGTCAGAGCGAGGGCGCCGAGTTGGCGAAAAGTTGGAATTGTGCCTTTCTGGAAACTTCGGCAAAAACAAACTATAATGTGAAAGAACTGTTTCAGGAGCTTCTGCAGCTGGAAAAACGGCGGACAATGAGTCTCCAATTGGAAACCAAGAAAACAAAGTCACAGAAGAGAAAGGAAAAGTTAAAGGGGAAGTGTGTTGTGATGTAG